In the Bacteroidales bacterium genome, TCCCTGCTTGCAACTTCCTTTTTAAGGTTGCTGAGCAGCAGATCACTCTGTGAAGCATGGCAGCCGGTTCCTGCGCAAACGAGCATGTGCATTTTGTATTTTGCCATTCTTTTTTCCTCCGCTTGTTATTCGTCAATGGTTTGATAGTTTACGGGAATGATACCCTCGAGCAGTTCACCGTTTTTTATATATTTTTCAATGATTTCGTCGGCTTTGTTCAGATCAACAAAACCGAATACAATGGGGTCTTTACCCGGAACCTTAACTTCCAGGGTAGGCTCGGCATAACAGTAGCCCATGCAGCCGGTTTGTGTGACCACGGCGTCAATGTTGCGTTTCTCAAACGAGTCAATCATAAACTCCATAACATCTTTGGCGCCGGATGCGATGCCGCAGGTGGCCATGGCTACCTTTACCTGTACTCTTTCGTCGGGGCTGTCGCTCCTTTCCCTGAGCGTGATTTTTAACCGTACTTCATCTCTCATTTTTTTGAGATCGGCCAGTGATTTGATTTTAGACATATTTTTTCTCTTTTGTGTTTATTGTGATGCTGTGTTGCTGTGATGCTGTTATACTGTGATGCTGTAGTTGACTGGTTAATTAGTTAATTTGTTGTTTGGTATTTCGGTTTTGAATTTTAATTTTAAATTTTGAATTTATTTAAGGGCTTTTATTTCTTCAAGATTTTCGTTGAGCATCTCTTTTAAAAATTTTCTTACTTCCGGTTCATCAATTGAAACCCCTTCAAGTTCGGCTTTGATCTCGCGAGTGTCAAATACATACCCTCCTGTTTTTGAGCGGTGAAGGTATGAAAAATCGAGATCAGGATTGGCTGTGACAAGCAGAATTATTACTCCTGAAATGTCACCCCAGGGAGGCAGGTCAATATGATCGGCAGCAAACATCGCCTTTACTTCTGTGCCTTTTCCCGGTTCGGACTGAATTGATAAACTGCCACCAGTTTGTTCTGCATTTTGCTTTAGAAGCGGCAGTCCCAAACCTACTTTTCTGGTTGTACGCGAAGTCACATACGCATCGGTTACATTTGCCAGCATTTCTGCCGGAATGCCTTTGCCATTGTCCCTGATATTAATCTCAATTAAATCTCCAGAAACGTTCTCATTGATATTTATTTCAATGAGTTTGGCTCCGGCAGTAATTGAGTTCTGCACAATATCGAGAATATGTAAGGCCAGGTCTTTCATTGTATTTTCACGTAACGTCCTTTTTCGTTGACCAATGCCATCTTTATTTCGCTGAAGGTTGGCGCTTCGAGCCACATTTGGCTATAGGCCCTGCCAATGTCACTGATGTAATGGGCATCGGAGCTTTTCAGGAAAGTGAAGCGCTGATTCAATCCTTGTTGCCTGTCGAAATCTTCCGGGTTTGTAAGCCTTGAAATTTCCAGTGCATCGGCTTTCAGATCCGGCGGTATAAATCCGAGTTGGCTCAGAATGCTGTAGTAGGGTCTGTCAACGTGAGCCGGAATAAAAATGCCACCCAGTTCATGAACCATTTGTTCAACCTTGTTGATACCGGCATGCAAACCAGTCAGCAACAGTTTTTCCACTTCTTCTACGATGTTTTCCTCTTCGTCAATCACCACCTGGTATCCAAAACGATGCACTTCGTTCATTACCGGAGGCAATTGTCTTTCAAGAAATTGTTGAAATAATGCCAGTGTATCATCTGTTTCAAAGAACGCCAGGCAGTGCACCTCTTCTTTTGTGGTGACCTCAGCGCCACACAAAACCGTTATCCCTTCTTTTTCTGCCAGTTTTCGTGTGAGCCGGCAATGTTTGGTGCTGTTATGATCGGTGATGCCTATGATATCAAGTTGGTTCACTTTTGCTTTTGCTACTATGTTTGCCGGGCTCATTTCCAGGTCGCCACAAGGGGAGAGCAAGGTGTGAATATGCAGATCAGCCCGGAAGGTTCTCATTATCCGTTTATTAGTTCATGCAATCTTCCTGCGATCTCAAAAGCTGGGGCCTTGGTTCCAAGAATTGGAATATTCCCGATTTCACTCTGTGCAGCGGTATCAGCATCGGGTTTGAACCCATTGATAAGCACCACTGCAGCCAAATCGCGTAAAGAAGCAATGGCCATAACATTTTTATGTGTTTGCAGTGTGATCCAGATTTGTCCTTCCTTTGAATTTCCCATCACATCACTGAGCAGGTCGCAAACATAACCACCTGTTATAATTCGATCCAAACCCTTCTCGCCACTCAGAACCTCGAGGTTGAGGGCTTCGATAATTTCGTTTACTTTAAATGCTTTCATTTTATTTTGTTATTGGAACGCTGATGACGCTGATTGAAATGATTTGCACTGATTTTATTCGTGATAATCCGTATAATCCGTTTTATCCGCATTCTATTTATTTCAAATCCTTATCCAATTTCTTTTCTCCCCAAATCTCTTTCATAACATCAATTGATTCTTGCTGAGTAAATGTTCCTTTTTGCTCAAGGATGCGCTGTATGAAGATGCATCGGCTTACTTCAGCTTCTTCACGCACAATATCTTCGGCCAGCGACTGGCATGTTGGCGAACCGCAGATTCCACAATCCACATAAGGAAGTATCTCCATCAACTCGTTCACCTTTTTCATTTTTTCCAAAGCGCCTTTGATGTTTTCATCAAGTTTAAGCATGGAGCGGGGCTCAATTTTCTCAATTTTTAGATGATCAACCAGGTAATCGTTGAAATCACGGATTTCCATACCAACCTCTGTCTTATCAGGTTTTCTATTGGCAGATTTTGCCCTGTTTCTGAGTCTTTCGGCTGTGAAGAACCGATTGGTACTGGTGAGTATACCGCCCGCGCAACTCTCATCGCAGGACCTGAGTTCAAGGAAATCAATGTTGCTGACTTCTTCGTTTTCCAGTTCTTCCAAAAATTCAATCACGTTATTGATCCCGTCAATTGCCAGGCTACGCCCCGGCATATTTGATGATTCACCAGTAGTAAGGCTCCAAAGAATTGCCTGGGGACTTAAATATGAGTCAGAAGGAACAAAGCAGCTTGGTGATTTGGATTGCTTAATGGTGGTCAACACTTTGTTGAACGCAAAGTCCATATTAATCACACCATTGATGACAGATTTAACTTCGCCTACGGGGCTTTTAATCGCTGCTATTTTTGCTGCACAGGGTGTGATGTAAAATAACCCTATCTCGTCCTCATTTACGCCTTGTTTCTTAAGTAGTTCCTGATAGTAAAGACCCGCGATGTCCAACGGTGGCTTCATCGGGATAATATGGTTCACCAATGAGGGGAATTTTACTTGGATCAAACGAACAATAGCAGGACAGAATGCAGAGATTAATGGACGGATATCCGGATTCTTACTTACGTAATTTTCCATGGCGTGCTTGAGTATCTCAGCACCGGTTTCGGCTTCGCACACATGTGTGAAACCAAGTTCCATCAATACACTGTAGATTTGCCGTGGGTTAATCTCTTCTGATAGTTGACCCAATAAAACTCCTGGTACGAGCGCTACCCTGTATTTGTAGTTGAAAATAAAATCGAAGTCATCCTGTTCAACTTTGATGGCATCAACCGGGCACACACGATAACATTCACCACAATCAATGCAACGGTTCGGCATAAGTTCCGCTTTACCGTTGTGCACGCGAATGGCTTGTGTAGGGCAGACTTTCATACAATGTGAACATCCTACACAAGTTTCCTTGCAAAACGTAAGTGCATGATGGAATCCGTTGCTTTTCATTTCAATTTGTTTCAGACGATAAAGCGATGGTAATCTTTACATTTGTTCCTTTGCCTACTTCACTATTGATCTCCAGTTTGTCTGCGTTATTCTTGATGTTTGGAAGTCCCATGCCAGCTCCAAATCCCATTTCTCTGACTTCGGACGATGCTGTTGAAAATCCTTGTTGCATTGCCTTTTCGATATCGGGAATACCTGGTCCTTCGTCATTGCACTGGAGAACTATTTTATCATTGTCAATTGTGGCGCTAATCTTACCCTTGCGTGCATGTGCAACTATGTTAACTTCGGCTTCATACGATGAGACCACAATTCTTTTAATTGTTTGTGCATTTACATTGAGTTTCTTAAGCACTTTCTTGATCTCGCTGGATGCATATCCGGCTCTCGAGAAATTGCCACCTTCGACTTCAAAGTGCATATGCATTGGTTCCATAATAAGCACACAAAAATGTAATCAATAAACCGGTTGGATCCCCGCGGCATATAGCATGCCGCTAGTTTTGAACACTGAATACCTGCATTCCACCAGAGCCATTTCATTTTCCGTTGCAAGTTCAATCATTTCATCGCTTACTCTTTTCCCTCTCGCGAAAACAATACAATGAATATCTGACATCTCCGCTGTGCGAATAGTTTGCACATTTGCCAGCCCGGTAATCAGCAACAGGGAGTCTTTCTTAGTAGTTAATACATCACTCATCAGATCGGATGAGAAAGCATATGCTGTTTCTTTATCAGCATACTGTTCTCCACAAACAATCTTTGCATTTAGTACTGATGCTATTTCCCGGATTTTCATTTAGTTAATTGTTTTCGTTCAACCGGCTTATTGATTACTAACCAAACCAATAATCACGATGCAAAAGTAGTGATATAAAACATGCTGACCAAATATTATTGTGAAAATATTCACAATGTTAATAAAATAACACAAATGTGTTTAATTGTTTTTCAATTAGCAATTTACGATCCAAATAATACTAGCTTTTACTTGCTTATGATAGCACGAAAACCCATTTTTGACAGCTTAATTTAAATGAAAAAGCCGTCTCAGAGTCGAGACGGCTTCTAATTTAGATTTCCAAGATTTAGTAGCGCTTTCTAGGTTTGTAATGTGTGTGCAATAAATCGTGAGCCTTGTGGCTGTTAGCTTCACCAAGAAATTCTTTATACAAGCCATTGACTTCAGGGTTTTCATGCGATTTACGCAGCACCATGGCTTCATCTTCAGAGTAAATGGCTTCGGCACGTTTTTTCCTGATCTCTGGTGTAGTTGGAATTGGTTGGCCACCACCACCAAGGCATCCACCCGGACAGCCCATAATCTCAATAAAGTGATAGTTAGATTCACCTGCATGAACTTTTTCCATCAGGATTTTAGCGTTCGCAAGGCCGTGAGCTACCGCAACATTCAGATCAACACCTTCGAGGAAACTCCATTCGGGTTTCACATTCTTGATTTTTATGCTGGCTTCTTTTACTCCTTCCATTCCACGCACCGGATTAATATTCAGGTTCGTGAATGGAACTTCACGGCCGGTAACAATCTCGTATGCTGTGCGAAGGGCAGCTTCCATAACTCCACCTGTTGCACCGAAAATCACGGCAGCACCGGTTGATTCGCCTAATACGCTGTCGTAGTGTTCATCTTCGAGTTTTTCAAAATCAATGCCTGCTTGTTTTATCATCATAGCAAGCTCGCGGGTGGTAAGAACGAAATCCACATCCTGATAACCACTGTCGCGCATTTCGGGACGGCCGGCTTCAAATTTCTTGGCGGTGCAGGGCATAATGGAAACAACGATCATGTCCTGTGCTTTGATATTAATTTTATCGGCATAGTAAGTTTTTGCAAGAGCACCAAACATTTGCTGTGGTGATTTGCAAGAGGACAGGTTGCCAAGCAATCCGGGGAACATGTGTTCCTGGAATTTGATCCAACCTGGTGAACATGATGTCATCATTGGTAATACAACTTTTTCGTCTTTGTCAACCAAAGCCCGTTTAAGGCGGGTAAGTAACTCGGTGCCTTCTTCAATGATGGTAAGGTCGGCGGTGAAATCTGTATCAAGTACTTTGTTGAACCCGATTTTCTTCAAAGCTGATACTAGTTTGCCTGTAACGCGCAGACCAGGATCAAAACCTAAATCTTCGGCCAAAGCAACACGAACGGCTGGTGCGGTTTCTACTACAACGAATTTATTGGGGTTGTAAATGGCATCCCAAACTTCTTCGATATAGTTGCGTTCGGTTAGGGCGCCGGTTGGGCAACGGTTGATACACTGACCACAGTTTGTACAAACCACATCATGCATTGGTTTTCCCATGAAAGTGGAAATCTTCTGATGATCACCTTTGTTTATAACAGCCAGTGCGCTTACAGCCTGAAGATCGGTACATGTGCGAACACAACGCTGGCAGCGAACACATTTACTATCATCCTTAACGATTGAAGGTGAACTGATATCCTGGATTTTATCCTTAGGTTTCACCAGATCGAGGAAAACATGATCGCCCACCCGGTATTCACTGGAGAGGTCCTGAAGCTCGCAATGCCCATTCTTGAAACATTTGGTACAATCGGCATTGTGTTCTGACAATAATAATTCGATGATGTGCTTGCGAGAGGTTCTTACCTTTTCGCTGTTTGTGAATACTTCCATTCCTTCTGAGACCGGGGTAGCGCAAGCAGCAGCAAGCAGCCTTCCACCTTTCACTTCAACCACACAAACGCGGCAATTGCCAGCAACATTAAGATCGGGGTGATCGCATAATGTTGGGATACGGAAATTGATTTGCCTTGCAGCCTGAAGTATGGTGGTACCCTCCTCAACAGAGACTGGTGTATTGTTAATTTTAAGATTTACCAGATATTTACTCATTGTTTTAATCTTTAAAGGTTTGACTAGTAAATAATTTCTTCCCTGAAATTGTCAATGATTGAGTTGAAGGGATTGCCAACTGACTGTCCGAGCCCGCATTTGGCTGCGATGCGCATGGTAGCGGTAAGTTTTTTAAGCTCATCAAGATATGCTGGTGGTTTCTCGCCTCTCTTCACCGCTTCTATTCCTTTCAGAAGCTGTTGACATCCAACACGACAGGGTGTGCATTGTCCGCAGGATTCTTCAGTGAAGAATTCAAGATAATCGTGAAGCACGTTGTACATTGATCGCGAACTGTTGAATATCATCATTGAACCTCCGGTAGGTATGCCTTCAAACCCAATAATCGTGTCGCCGAATTTTTTTCTTGGAACACAACTGCCGGACGCGCCTCCAACCTGAACTGCCTTGGCATCACCATCAGCAAATTCATCAACAAACTGACTGAGCGGCATGCCTAATTCCAATTCATAGATGCCTGGAATTGGCGTGTCCCCTGAAACTGAAAACACTTTTGACCCACGTGAATCCTTAGTTCCAAGTTCCTTGAACCTGTTGACGCCAAGTCTGGTGATCATAGCTACATAAACCAGGGTTTCAACATTGTTAATAACGGTTGGCTTTTTGTTGTAGCCGGCAACTGTTGGGTAGGGGGGTTTGTTTCGAGGTTCGCCACGATGACCTTCCATTGATTCAAACAATGCACTTTCTTCTCCGCAAACATAGGCGCCGCTTCCTGACCGGATTCCGATCACAAAGTCAAGATTGCGCTCTTTCAATTGTTTATTGAATGTTTCGAGTTTATTCAGCAGGTTTTTAACGAGGAAGTTGTATTCGCCCCTCAGGTAGATATATCCTTCACGTGCCCCGATGACGTAACCGCATATTGCCATTCCCACAAATACTTTTTCAGGAACCCTGTCGAGTATTTCACGATCCTTAAAAGTGCCAGGCTCGCCTTCATCGGCATTGCAGATCACGTATTTAATATCGCTGTCTTCATTTTTTGTGAATTTCCATTTGAGGCCT is a window encoding:
- a CDS encoding NADH-quinone oxidoreductase subunit E, with amino-acid sequence MDKPIKKVDIIFEIGDDYNALDVLDKALARPADDIVLDLIDSGLKGRGGAGFLTGLKWKFTKNEDSDIKYVICNADEGEPGTFKDREILDRVPEKVFVGMAICGYVIGAREGYIYLRGEYNFLVKNLLNKLETFNKQLKERNLDFVIGIRSGSGAYVCGEESALFESMEGHRGEPRNKPPYPTVAGYNKKPTVINNVETLVYVAMITRLGVNRFKELGTKDSRGSKVFSVSGDTPIPGIYELELGMPLSQFVDEFADGDAKAVQVGGASGSCVPRKKFGDTIIGFEGIPTGGSMMIFNSSRSMYNVLHDYLEFFTEESCGQCTPCRVGCQQLLKGIEAVKRGEKPPAYLDELKKLTATMRIAAKCGLGQSVGNPFNSIIDNFREEIIY
- a CDS encoding serine kinase, which encodes MKAFKVNEIIEALNLEVLSGEKGLDRIITGGYVCDLLSDVMGNSKEGQIWITLQTHKNVMAIASLRDLAAVVLINGFKPDADTAAQSEIGNIPILGTKAPAFEIAGRLHELING
- a CDS encoding iron hydrogenase small subunit; the protein is MSKYLVNLKINNTPVSVEEGTTILQAARQINFRIPTLCDHPDLNVAGNCRVCVVEVKGGRLLAAACATPVSEGMEVFTNSEKVRTSRKHIIELLLSEHNADCTKCFKNGHCELQDLSSEYRVGDHVFLDLVKPKDKIQDISSPSIVKDDSKCVRCQRCVRTCTDLQAVSALAVINKGDHQKISTFMGKPMHDVVCTNCGQCINRCPTGALTERNYIEEVWDAIYNPNKFVVVETAPAVRVALAEDLGFDPGLRVTGKLVSALKKIGFNKVLDTDFTADLTIIEEGTELLTRLKRALVDKDEKVVLPMMTSCSPGWIKFQEHMFPGLLGNLSSCKSPQQMFGALAKTYYADKINIKAQDMIVVSIMPCTAKKFEAGRPEMRDSGYQDVDFVLTTRELAMMIKQAGIDFEKLEDEHYDSVLGESTGAAVIFGATGGVMEAALRTAYEIVTGREVPFTNLNINPVRGMEGVKEASIKIKNVKPEWSFLEGVDLNVAVAHGLANAKILMEKVHAGESNYHFIEIMGCPGGCLGGGGQPIPTTPEIRKKRAEAIYSEDEAMVLRKSHENPEVNGLYKEFLGEANSHKAHDLLHTHYKPRKRY
- a CDS encoding ATP-binding protein, which encodes MKDLALHILDIVQNSITAGAKLIEININENVSGDLIEINIRDNGKGIPAEMLANVTDAYVTSRTTRKVGLGLPLLKQNAEQTGGSLSIQSEPGKGTEVKAMFAADHIDLPPWGDISGVIILLVTANPDLDFSYLHRSKTGGYVFDTREIKAELEGVSIDEPEVRKFLKEMLNENLEEIKALK
- a CDS encoding PHP domain-containing protein; the protein is MRTFRADLHIHTLLSPCGDLEMSPANIVAKAKVNQLDIIGITDHNSTKHCRLTRKLAEKEGITVLCGAEVTTKEEVHCLAFFETDDTLALFQQFLERQLPPVMNEVHRFGYQVVIDEEENIVEEVEKLLLTGLHAGINKVEQMVHELGGIFIPAHVDRPYYSILSQLGFIPPDLKADALEISRLTNPEDFDRQQGLNQRFTFLKSSDAHYISDIGRAYSQMWLEAPTFSEIKMALVNEKGRYVKIQ
- a CDS encoding (2Fe-2S) ferredoxin domain-containing protein, coding for MSKIKSLADLKKMRDEVRLKITLRERSDSPDERVQVKVAMATCGIASGAKDVMEFMIDSFEKRNIDAVVTQTGCMGYCYAEPTLEVKVPGKDPIVFGFVDLNKADEIIEKYIKNGELLEGIIPVNYQTIDE
- a CDS encoding 4Fe-4S binding protein; the encoded protein is MKSNGFHHALTFCKETCVGCSHCMKVCPTQAIRVHNGKAELMPNRCIDCGECYRVCPVDAIKVEQDDFDFIFNYKYRVALVPGVLLGQLSEEINPRQIYSVLMELGFTHVCEAETGAEILKHAMENYVSKNPDIRPLISAFCPAIVRLIQVKFPSLVNHIIPMKPPLDIAGLYYQELLKKQGVNEDEIGLFYITPCAAKIAAIKSPVGEVKSVINGVINMDFAFNKVLTTIKQSKSPSCFVPSDSYLSPQAILWSLTTGESSNMPGRSLAIDGINNVIEFLEELENEEVSNIDFLELRSCDESCAGGILTSTNRFFTAERLRNRAKSANRKPDKTEVGMEIRDFNDYLVDHLKIEKIEPRSMLKLDENIKGALEKMKKVNELMEILPYVDCGICGSPTCQSLAEDIVREEAEVSRCIFIQRILEQKGTFTQQESIDVMKEIWGEKKLDKDLK
- a CDS encoding ATP-binding protein, producing the protein MHMHFEVEGGNFSRAGYASSEIKKVLKKLNVNAQTIKRIVVSSYEAEVNIVAHARKGKISATIDNDKIVLQCNDEGPGIPDIEKAMQQGFSTASSEVREMGFGAGMGLPNIKNNADKLEINSEVGKGTNVKITIALSSETN